Proteins from a genomic interval of Providencia stuartii:
- a CDS encoding TPM domain-containing protein: protein MKYRHVIWLLLFCVLSSGTWATQRIPLPALGSDRVLDHAGLLSESQYQTLNNQLLNFEKQRGDGTQFVVYIVPTTAPETIEQFSLRAFNRWGLGKKGKNNGILLVVSLDDRNVRFEVGYGYEGVMTDALSGRIIRQSIIPNFKHEHYYTGIQNSVSRVINVINEAVGYQMGGSYGGFVLPKSIENYKLFYFISFITAYFTALFYGTKQRRLYIEKKIYRIAYADKSKRARANQQLQLAKLKKYHQYKYYFPSLFSTLLITTLYYLALMLLTTLLEGRFDLILLLLMALFCVVGSMFATPILLVVIHTILPAYRQQQQEWNDICRPYYSSSFSSSDFSSSSSSSSSSSSSSDHDSGGGGGGSSGGGGASGHW from the coding sequence TTGAAATATCGGCATGTCATCTGGCTATTATTATTCTGTGTATTGAGCAGCGGAACTTGGGCGACACAACGCATTCCACTTCCTGCATTGGGAAGTGATAGGGTACTCGACCATGCAGGTCTATTAAGTGAGTCACAGTATCAAACGTTAAATAACCAGCTATTAAACTTTGAAAAGCAGCGTGGTGATGGAACGCAATTTGTTGTTTATATTGTTCCAACGACAGCACCTGAAACAATAGAGCAATTTTCATTACGTGCGTTTAATCGTTGGGGACTCGGAAAAAAAGGCAAAAATAATGGTATATTGCTTGTTGTATCGCTAGACGACCGCAATGTCCGTTTTGAAGTTGGGTATGGTTATGAAGGCGTGATGACCGATGCCCTCTCTGGGCGTATCATTCGCCAAAGTATTATTCCTAATTTTAAACATGAACATTATTACACAGGGATCCAAAATAGCGTATCTCGTGTGATAAATGTGATCAATGAAGCCGTAGGCTATCAAATGGGCGGCTCTTATGGTGGATTTGTGCTACCAAAGAGTATCGAGAACTATAAGCTCTTCTATTTCATATCATTTATTACCGCTTATTTTACGGCGCTCTTCTATGGTACTAAACAACGTCGACTATATATTGAAAAGAAAATCTATCGTATCGCGTATGCGGATAAATCCAAACGGGCACGAGCAAATCAACAGCTACAGTTAGCTAAGCTAAAAAAGTATCATCAATATAAATACTACTTTCCTTCACTATTTAGTACGTTGTTGATAACGACTCTCTATTACTTAGCACTCATGTTATTAACGACCTTGTTAGAAGGAAGATTTGACCTAATTTTACTTCTCTTGATGGCCCTATTTTGTGTTGTAGGGAGCATGTTTGCGACACCAATACTTTTGGTCGTGATACATACCATTTTGCCTGCTTACCGACAGCAACAACAGGAATGGAATGATATTTGCCGACCTTATTATTCCTCTTCTTTTAGCTCATCGGATTTTTCGAGTTCATCGAGCTCGTCAAGCTCCTCGAGTTCATCGAGTGATCATGACAGTGGCGGAGGCGGTGGTGGGTCGAGTGGCGGCGGTGGTGCCTCAGGGCATTGGTAA
- the argB gene encoding acetylglutamate kinase, which yields MQPLVIKLGGVLLDSEEALERLFTALQTYRQSHQRPLVIVHGGGCLVDELMQKLQLPVVKKQGLRVTPTDQIDIITGALAGTANKTLLAWATKYQLQAVGLSLGDGQSATVSQLNDELGHVGDAKPGNPKLLQLLLGAGYLPIISSIGVTEQGLLMNVNADQAATAIAQALNADLVLLSDVSGILDGKGQKIDEMTTAKAQKLIEQGIITDGMIVKVNAALDAAKTLQRPVDIASWRHAEQLPALFNGTAIGTRILAS from the coding sequence ATGCAACCATTAGTGATCAAATTGGGTGGTGTATTACTGGATAGCGAAGAAGCGCTTGAAAGATTATTTACTGCATTACAAACCTATCGTCAGTCTCATCAACGACCTTTAGTGATTGTACATGGTGGTGGTTGTCTGGTTGATGAACTTATGCAAAAGCTCCAATTACCGGTGGTGAAGAAACAAGGACTCCGTGTCACACCTACTGATCAGATTGATATTATCACTGGTGCATTAGCAGGCACTGCCAACAAAACACTATTGGCGTGGGCGACTAAATACCAGTTACAAGCGGTTGGACTATCATTAGGTGATGGACAAAGTGCAACAGTCAGCCAGTTAAATGATGAGCTTGGTCATGTTGGGGATGCGAAACCCGGTAATCCTAAATTGTTACAGTTACTATTGGGGGCAGGTTATTTACCTATCATAAGCTCGATCGGTGTGACTGAACAGGGTTTATTGATGAATGTGAATGCTGACCAAGCAGCAACGGCTATCGCACAAGCTTTGAATGCCGACTTAGTCCTATTATCAGATGTTAGCGGCATCCTCGATGGGAAAGGGCAAAAAATTGATGAAATGACCACAGCAAAAGCGCAGAAGCTCATTGAACAAGGCATTATCACAGATGGCATGATCGTCAAAGTGAACGCGGCATTAGACGCAGCAAAAACGTTGCAACGCCCAGTAGACATTGCAAGTTGGCGTCATGCAGAGCAACTCCCCGCACTATTTAATGGCACAGCCATCGGTACGCGGATTTTAGCATCATAA
- a CDS encoding bifunctional aspartate kinase/homoserine dehydrogenase II: protein MSVLTAVEAGPYHRQLHKFGGSSLADVKCYQRVANIMANYSQPGDLMVVSAAGSTTNQLISWLKLSQSDRISAHQVQQYLRRYQQELINGLLSEEKAAQLNHQFVEDLERLSTLLDKPINDASYAEVVGHGEIWSARLMSAVLQEAGMQSEWLDARAFLRAERAAQPQVEESQSRQLLQQILVQYPKHRLVVTGFISRNQAGETVLLGRNGSDYSATQVGALANTEKVTIWSDVAGVYSADPRKIKDACLLPLLRLDEASELARLAAPVLHTRTLQPVSVSNIDLQLRCSYQPEQGSTKIERVLASGTGAKIVTSHDDVCLIELRIAQGRDFNQIYKDIDLLLKRTQLRPLAHGIHPDRNLLQFCYTAEIVESALDVLEEAALPGTLSLREGFSLVALVGAGVCKNPLHSHRFYEELKEQPVEFVWHSEEGISLVAVLRSNQTDHVIQGMHQSLFRAEKRIGLVLFGKGNIGARWLELFATEQPNISARSDFDFVLAGVVDSRRSLLNYQGIDPSRALAFFDDEAIEHEDDNLFLWMRAHPYDDLVVLDVTASQALAESYVDFASYGFHVISANKIAGAAPTQQYRQIRDAFSKTGRHWLYNATVGAGLPINHTVRDLKESGDAILAISGIFSGTLSWLFLQFDGSVPFSELVEQAWQQGLTEPDPRIDLSGEDVMRKLIILAREAGYEIEPSDVRVESLVPAQAEEGSLDEFFENSAVINEQMQQRLEAAKEMGMVLRYVARFDAVKGRARVGVEAVKPEHPLSSLLPGDNVFAIESRWYRDNPLVIRGPGAGRDVTAGAIQSDLNRLSQLL, encoded by the coding sequence ATGAGCGTACTGACAGCAGTTGAGGCGGGTCCATATCACCGCCAGTTACATAAATTTGGGGGGAGTAGTTTAGCCGATGTAAAATGTTACCAGCGAGTTGCTAACATTATGGCGAATTATAGTCAGCCTGGTGACTTAATGGTCGTTTCCGCCGCTGGCAGTACAACTAACCAGTTAATTAGCTGGTTGAAACTGAGTCAAAGTGATCGTATTTCTGCTCATCAAGTTCAGCAATACTTGCGTCGTTATCAGCAAGAGTTGATCAATGGGTTATTGTCTGAAGAAAAAGCGGCTCAACTAAATCATCAATTTGTTGAAGACCTAGAGCGTTTAAGTACGTTATTAGATAAACCTATTAATGATGCCTCTTATGCTGAGGTTGTCGGGCATGGTGAAATTTGGTCAGCGCGGCTCATGTCAGCCGTATTACAGGAAGCTGGCATGCAAAGCGAATGGCTGGATGCTCGTGCTTTTTTACGGGCAGAAAGAGCCGCTCAACCTCAGGTTGAAGAGTCGCAATCACGCCAATTATTGCAACAAATTTTAGTGCAGTATCCTAAGCATCGTCTCGTTGTAACCGGTTTTATTTCGCGTAACCAAGCGGGAGAAACCGTGCTATTAGGCCGTAATGGTAGCGATTACTCCGCCACGCAAGTCGGTGCATTAGCTAACACCGAAAAAGTGACAATTTGGAGTGATGTTGCGGGGGTTTATAGTGCGGATCCACGCAAAATTAAAGATGCTTGTTTATTACCATTATTACGGCTTGATGAAGCCAGTGAATTAGCTCGTCTTGCCGCCCCAGTCTTACACACACGGACACTACAGCCCGTTTCTGTCAGTAATATTGATTTGCAGTTGAGGTGTAGCTACCAGCCAGAGCAAGGGTCAACAAAAATTGAACGTGTTTTGGCCTCTGGCACAGGCGCTAAGATTGTAACCAGTCATGATGACGTCTGTTTGATTGAATTGCGAATTGCACAAGGGCGTGATTTTAATCAGATATATAAAGATATTGATCTATTATTAAAGCGAACTCAATTACGCCCGTTGGCGCATGGCATTCACCCCGATAGAAACCTATTACAATTTTGCTATACCGCTGAAATTGTTGAAAGTGCGTTGGATGTGTTAGAAGAAGCGGCATTGCCGGGCACATTATCTCTTCGGGAAGGCTTTTCGCTGGTGGCACTGGTTGGTGCTGGTGTCTGTAAGAACCCACTGCATAGTCATCGTTTCTATGAAGAGTTAAAAGAACAACCAGTTGAATTTGTTTGGCATTCAGAAGAAGGTATCAGTTTAGTCGCGGTCTTGCGTTCAAATCAGACTGACCATGTTATTCAAGGCATGCATCAAAGCCTCTTTCGTGCTGAAAAACGTATTGGGTTGGTATTGTTTGGTAAAGGTAATATTGGTGCGCGTTGGTTGGAGCTGTTTGCCACAGAACAACCCAATATTTCAGCACGCAGTGATTTTGATTTTGTGTTGGCCGGCGTTGTCGATAGTCGCCGTAGCTTACTGAATTATCAAGGAATTGATCCTAGCCGTGCGTTAGCGTTTTTCGACGATGAAGCGATTGAGCATGAAGATGATAATCTCTTTTTATGGATGCGCGCACATCCATACGATGATTTAGTGGTGCTTGATGTGACCGCCAGCCAAGCGCTAGCAGAGAGTTATGTGGATTTCGCTAGCTATGGCTTCCATGTGATCAGCGCAAATAAAATTGCCGGCGCTGCACCAACACAACAGTATCGTCAGATCCGTGATGCATTCAGTAAGACTGGCCGTCATTGGTTATACAATGCGACGGTGGGAGCCGGTCTACCAATCAACCATACCGTACGCGATCTTAAAGAGAGCGGCGATGCAATTTTAGCGATTAGTGGTATTTTTTCAGGTACGCTGTCATGGCTGTTTTTACAGTTTGATGGTTCAGTGCCTTTTAGCGAGCTAGTCGAACAAGCATGGCAGCAAGGGCTGACGGAACCTGATCCTCGCATTGACCTTTCAGGTGAGGATGTTATGCGTAAATTGATTATTTTAGCACGCGAGGCGGGCTATGAAATTGAACCGAGTGATGTGCGTGTTGAATCCTTGGTGCCAGCGCAGGCAGAAGAGGGGTCTTTAGACGAGTTCTTTGAAAATAGTGCGGTCATTAATGAACAAATGCAGCAGCGTTTAGAAGCCGCTAAAGAAATGGGAATGGTATTGCGCTATGTTGCACGATTTGATGCGGTGAAAGGTCGCGCTCGTGTTGGTGTTGAAGCCGTTAAACCTGAACATCCACTCTCTTCTCTGCTACCAGGGGATAATGTGTTCGCGATAGAAAGTCGCTGGTATCGTGATAATCCATTAGTTATACGTGGCCCTGGTGCCGGCCGTGATGTGACTGCTGGAGCTATTCAATCAGACCTTAATCGGCTTTCACAATTGCTTTAA
- a CDS encoding LemA family protein: protein MRKLIISILALIIIISVIVITNYNSIQQNDEAVDAAASEVINQYQRRADLIPNLINVVKGYSGYEEKILIDVVQLRAKVGAINIDASALSDPAILAEYQKAQAQLGQSLSRLLAISESYPDLKASPLYQDLMTQLEGAENRIAVARGRYIEAVRQYNTQIRKFPNNLIASYFGDSAKANFNVENEQAIKTVPTVDFN, encoded by the coding sequence ATGCGTAAACTGATTATTTCTATTTTAGCGCTTATTATTATTATTTCGGTCATTGTCATTACCAACTACAACAGTATTCAACAAAATGATGAAGCTGTTGATGCTGCCGCATCCGAAGTTATTAACCAATATCAACGCCGTGCTGACCTTATTCCGAATTTAATTAATGTGGTAAAAGGTTATTCTGGTTATGAAGAAAAAATACTGATAGACGTTGTGCAATTAAGGGCGAAAGTTGGGGCAATTAACATTGATGCCAGTGCATTATCAGACCCTGCTATTTTAGCGGAGTATCAAAAAGCACAAGCACAATTAGGGCAATCATTATCCCGTTTATTAGCCATATCGGAAAGTTATCCAGACCTTAAAGCAAGCCCATTATATCAAGACTTAATGACACAACTGGAAGGTGCTGAAAATCGTATTGCAGTTGCAAGAGGTCGTTATATTGAAGCAGTCCGCCAATACAATACACAAATTCGCAAGTTCCCTAATAACTTGATTGCAAGTTATTTTGGTGACTCTGCAAAAGCAAATTTTAACGTAGAAAACGAACAGGCGATAAAAACAGTACCGACGGTGGATTTTAATTGA
- the metF gene encoding methylenetetrahydrofolate reductase: MSFFHANQREALNQSLAELDGQINVSFEFFPPRTEEMEQTLWKSIDRLKNLKPKFVSVTYGANSGERDRTHSIIKDIKDKTGLIAAPHLTCIDASREELKEIARDYWNNGIRQIVALRGDLPDNSRKPDMYAADLVELLKKEADFDISVAAYPEVHPEAKSAQADLISLKKKIDAGANRAITQFFFDVESYLRFRDRCVATGIDVEIVPGILPVSNFRQLERFAKLTNVRIPSWMNKMFEGLDNDPESRNLVGASIAMDMVKILSREGVKDFHFYTLNRSELTYAICHTLGVRP; the protein is encoded by the coding sequence ATGAGTTTCTTTCACGCAAATCAGCGCGAAGCGCTAAATCAAAGTCTCGCTGAGCTAGATGGGCAAATTAATGTCTCCTTTGAGTTTTTTCCGCCACGCACTGAAGAGATGGAACAAACCCTGTGGAAATCCATTGATAGACTGAAAAACCTTAAACCCAAATTTGTCTCTGTAACTTATGGTGCAAATTCAGGTGAGCGTGATAGAACCCATAGCATTATTAAAGATATTAAAGACAAAACCGGCTTAATTGCAGCGCCTCATTTGACTTGTATTGATGCATCCCGTGAGGAACTCAAAGAAATCGCGCGTGATTACTGGAATAACGGTATTCGCCAAATCGTGGCATTACGTGGTGACTTGCCGGATAATAGCCGTAAACCAGATATGTATGCGGCTGATTTAGTTGAGCTTCTTAAAAAAGAAGCAGATTTTGATATTTCAGTCGCCGCTTACCCAGAAGTGCACCCTGAAGCTAAAAGCGCCCAAGCTGATTTGATTAGCTTAAAAAAGAAAATTGATGCGGGAGCGAATCGGGCTATTACGCAATTTTTCTTTGATGTAGAGAGCTATTTACGTTTTCGTGACCGCTGCGTCGCAACGGGGATTGATGTTGAAATTGTACCGGGAATTCTCCCTGTCTCAAACTTCCGTCAATTGGAACGTTTTGCCAAGCTGACCAATGTGCGTATCCCATCATGGATGAATAAAATGTTTGAAGGGTTAGATAACGATCCTGAAAGCCGTAATTTAGTTGGCGCCTCAATTGCCATGGATATGGTGAAGATTTTAAGCCGTGAAGGCGTGAAAGATTTCCATTTTTACACCTTAAACCGCTCTGAACTGACGTATGCGATTTGCCACACGCTTGGAGTAAGACCATAG
- the ppc gene encoding phosphoenolpyruvate carboxylase, with translation MNQQYSAMRSNVSMLGKLLGDTIKEALGEDILDKVESIRKLSKSSRAGNEVQRQKLLMTLQNLSNDELLPVARAFNQFLNLTNVAEQYHSISPHGEAASNPVALKKLFSRLKEKHFTDADLCQAVNQLSIELVLTAHPTEIARRTLIHKLVEVNNCLSQLDHDDLADYERNNIMRRLRQLVAQSWHTDEIRKIRPTPIDEAKWGFAVVENSLWEAVPAFLREFNEQLEDSIGAELPVEANPIRFTSWMGGDRDGNPNVTAEVTRHVLLLSRWKAADLFLKDIQVLVSELSMTEATPELRALAGGDDIDEPYRQIAKNLRGQLFSTLEYLERRVKGEQVLPPADLLTDNAQLWEPLYACYQSLMACGMSIIANGQLLDTLRRIRSFGLQLVRIDVRQESTRHTEALSELTQYLGLGDYAAWSEDEKQAFLLSELQSRRPLIPRNWQPSPETEEVFETCRVIAESKNDSIAAYVISMAKVPSDVLAVKLLLKEAGASIRLPVAPLFETLEDLNNAESVMKKLLSIEWYRELIDDRQMVMIGYSDSAKDAGVMAASWAQYRAQDALIKLCDKEGVTLTLFHGRGGTIGRGGAPAHSALLSQPPGSLKGGLRVTEQGEMIRFKFGLPQVAISSLALYASAILEANLLPPPEPKQEWKSVMDTLSDVSCAMYRDYVREQPDFVPYFRAATPELELGKLPLGSRPAKRRPTGGVETLRAIPWIFAWTQNRLMLPAWLGAGAALKYVIEEDGKQAILDEMWQQWPFFNTRIAMLEMVYAKADLWLAEYYDHRLVEERLWPLGLKLREQLSEDIKSVLAVSKDEALMADLPWIAESIALRNVYTDPLNVLQAELLHRSRQQEQPDPRVEQALMVTIAGVAAGMRNTG, from the coding sequence ATGAATCAGCAATATTCCGCAATGCGCAGTAATGTCAGTATGCTGGGTAAACTACTTGGCGACACAATCAAAGAAGCGTTAGGTGAGGATATCCTCGATAAAGTTGAATCTATCCGTAAGTTATCAAAGTCATCACGCGCGGGTAATGAAGTACAACGCCAAAAACTATTGATGACGCTACAAAACCTCTCTAATGACGAGCTATTGCCAGTTGCAAGGGCGTTTAACCAATTTCTGAATCTGACGAATGTTGCTGAACAGTATCACAGCATCTCTCCGCATGGTGAAGCAGCGAGTAATCCTGTTGCACTTAAAAAACTCTTTAGTCGCTTAAAAGAGAAACATTTTACCGATGCTGATCTCTGTCAGGCAGTCAATCAGCTGTCGATCGAACTGGTATTAACGGCACATCCGACTGAGATCGCACGCCGTACCTTGATCCATAAATTGGTTGAGGTTAATAACTGTTTATCGCAACTCGATCATGATGATCTGGCTGATTATGAACGCAATAATATTATGCGTCGTTTACGCCAGTTGGTCGCTCAATCATGGCATACAGATGAAATCCGTAAAATACGCCCAACGCCGATTGATGAAGCAAAATGGGGATTTGCCGTAGTTGAAAATTCATTGTGGGAAGCAGTTCCGGCTTTCTTACGTGAATTTAACGAACAACTTGAAGATTCAATTGGTGCTGAACTTCCTGTCGAAGCAAACCCAATTCGTTTTACTTCTTGGATGGGGGGAGATCGCGACGGTAACCCGAATGTCACCGCTGAAGTGACTCGTCATGTCTTATTGCTTAGTCGCTGGAAAGCTGCCGATTTATTTTTGAAAGATATTCAAGTGCTCGTTTCTGAATTGTCCATGACAGAAGCGACGCCAGAGCTACGGGCGTTAGCGGGGGGAGATGATATTGATGAGCCATACCGTCAAATTGCAAAAAATTTACGAGGTCAGCTTTTCTCCACATTAGAATATTTAGAGCGCCGCGTAAAAGGCGAGCAGGTATTACCTCCTGCTGATTTACTGACGGATAATGCGCAATTGTGGGAGCCTTTATACGCTTGTTATCAGTCACTGATGGCGTGTGGGATGAGCATTATTGCTAATGGACAATTACTGGATACCTTACGCCGTATCCGTAGTTTCGGCCTGCAACTGGTGCGTATTGATGTTCGCCAAGAAAGTACGCGTCATACAGAAGCACTTTCTGAACTGACTCAATACCTTGGTTTAGGTGATTATGCCGCGTGGTCTGAAGACGAAAAACAAGCGTTTCTTTTGTCTGAACTACAATCACGTCGCCCACTGATCCCACGTAACTGGCAACCTAGCCCAGAAACAGAAGAAGTCTTCGAAACGTGCCGCGTTATTGCCGAATCGAAAAATGATTCTATTGCCGCCTATGTTATTTCTATGGCGAAAGTACCTTCTGACGTTTTAGCCGTTAAATTACTGCTAAAAGAAGCTGGCGCATCTATTCGCCTGCCTGTCGCACCACTTTTTGAAACACTTGAAGACTTAAATAATGCTGAAAGTGTGATGAAAAAATTATTGAGTATCGAGTGGTACCGTGAGCTGATTGATGATCGTCAAATGGTCATGATTGGTTATTCAGATTCGGCAAAAGATGCGGGAGTCATGGCTGCTTCATGGGCGCAATATCGAGCACAAGATGCATTAATTAAGCTATGTGATAAAGAAGGGGTAACCTTGACGCTATTTCACGGCCGAGGTGGTACTATCGGTCGTGGCGGTGCACCTGCACACTCAGCTCTCTTATCTCAACCACCGGGTAGTTTGAAAGGCGGCTTACGTGTTACCGAACAAGGTGAAATGATCCGCTTTAAATTTGGTTTACCGCAAGTGGCGATCAGTAGTCTTGCTCTGTATGCGAGTGCCATTTTAGAAGCCAACTTGTTGCCACCCCCTGAGCCGAAACAAGAGTGGAAATCCGTGATGGATACGCTCTCTGATGTTTCGTGCGCCATGTATCGTGATTATGTACGTGAACAACCTGACTTTGTGCCATATTTCCGTGCTGCAACGCCTGAACTCGAATTAGGCAAATTGCCATTGGGCTCACGTCCAGCAAAACGCCGTCCAACTGGGGGTGTCGAAACATTACGTGCCATTCCATGGATTTTTGCATGGACCCAAAACCGCCTTATGTTGCCTGCATGGCTAGGTGCTGGTGCTGCCTTGAAATACGTGATTGAGGAAGACGGTAAACAAGCCATATTAGATGAGATGTGGCAACAATGGCCATTCTTTAACACCCGCATCGCCATGTTGGAGATGGTTTACGCCAAGGCTGACTTGTGGCTGGCGGAATATTACGACCATCGCTTGGTCGAAGAACGTTTATGGCCGCTGGGGCTAAAATTACGTGAGCAGCTTTCTGAAGATATTAAGAGTGTGCTCGCGGTATCGAAGGATGAAGCTTTAATGGCGGACTTACCTTGGATTGCTGAGTCGATCGCATTACGTAATGTGTATACAGATCCACTCAACGTATTACAGGCGGAGCTATTACACCGTTCTCGCCAACAAGAACAACCCGATCCACGTGTTGAACAAGCGCTGATGGTGACGATTGCGGGTGTCGCTGCGGGAATGCGCAATACTGGCTAG
- the argC gene encoding N-acetyl-gamma-glutamyl-phosphate reductase, with amino-acid sequence MLNTLIIGASGYTGAELAAYLQRHPEINLQGLMVSAQSADAGKCFSDLHPQYKGIIDIPVLPLTDVAAAAQGIDVVFLATAHEVSHDIAPQFLEAGCVVFDLSGAYRVQDAAFYPKYYGFEHTNSQWLNQAVYGLAEWQADKIRQAQLIAVPGCYPTVSQLALKPLIEAKLLDDQMWPVINATSGVSGAGRKASMTNSFCEVSLQPYGIFTHRHQPEIATHLGRDVIFTPHLGNFSRGILATITCKVNAGVTTEQIQQVFKDAYHNKPLVRLYEKGVPALKAVVGTPFCDIGFVLKGEHLILVGTEDNLLKGAAAQAVQCMNIRFGFNETQSLL; translated from the coding sequence ATGTTGAACACACTCATTATCGGAGCCAGTGGTTATACTGGAGCAGAATTAGCGGCTTATCTGCAACGTCATCCTGAAATAAATCTTCAGGGATTGATGGTGTCAGCTCAAAGTGCTGATGCAGGTAAATGCTTTTCTGATCTACATCCCCAGTATAAGGGTATTATCGATATTCCTGTCTTACCATTAACGGATGTTGCGGCTGCGGCACAAGGTATTGATGTCGTTTTTCTTGCCACTGCTCATGAAGTTAGCCATGACATCGCCCCTCAGTTTTTAGAGGCAGGCTGTGTCGTCTTTGATTTATCGGGTGCTTATCGTGTTCAAGATGCCGCTTTCTACCCAAAATATTACGGATTCGAACATACAAACAGTCAATGGTTAAATCAAGCGGTTTACGGCCTTGCTGAGTGGCAAGCCGACAAAATTCGTCAAGCACAACTCATCGCTGTGCCGGGATGCTATCCAACGGTTTCTCAATTAGCGTTGAAACCGTTGATTGAAGCGAAACTACTTGATGACCAAATGTGGCCAGTGATTAACGCGACGAGTGGGGTCTCGGGCGCGGGTCGTAAAGCTTCTATGACAAATAGTTTTTGTGAAGTGAGTTTACAGCCATACGGTATTTTCACGCATCGTCATCAACCTGAAATCGCAACGCATTTGGGACGTGACGTCATTTTTACACCGCACTTGGGGAATTTTTCTCGCGGTATTTTGGCTACGATTACTTGTAAGGTAAACGCTGGTGTGACGACCGAACAGATTCAACAAGTCTTCAAAGATGCCTATCACAACAAACCGCTAGTGCGTTTGTATGAAAAAGGTGTTCCAGCACTGAAAGCTGTCGTTGGCACACCATTTTGCGATATTGGCTTTGTATTAAAAGGCGAGCACCTAATCTTAGTCGGAACGGAAGACAACTTATTAAAAGGTGCAGCAGCACAAGCGGTACAGTGCATGAATATTCGTTTCGGTTTTAATGAAACGCAATCATTACTTTAG
- the argE gene encoding acetylornithine deacetylase — protein MNIKLPAFIEIYRQLIATPSISATDSQLDQSNKALVELLGGWLETLGFTVNIQPVPDTRDKYNLLATIGEGSGGLMLCGHTDTVPFDEGRWSKDPFTLTEQDGKLYGLGTADMKGFFAFIVDALRDIDINKLTRPLHILATADEETSMAGARYFAASTQLRPDFAIIGEPTSLQPIRAHKGHLSNAIRITGQSGHSSDPARGVNAIELMHESISHLMTLRNTLKERYHNPAFVIPYPTMNFGHIHGGDAANRICGCCELHMDIRPLPGLTLQDLDELLNESLEPVKKQWPGRLAIESLHPPIPGYECPTDHKMVAVIEQLLGQKADTVNYCTEAPFIQELCPTLVLGPGSIEQAHQPDEFIDMKFIEPTRQLISQLIEHFCLTE, from the coding sequence GTGAATATTAAATTACCTGCATTTATTGAGATTTATCGTCAATTAATTGCCACTCCCTCTATCAGTGCCACTGATTCGCAACTCGATCAGAGTAATAAGGCTCTGGTCGAACTGCTTGGTGGGTGGCTAGAAACACTCGGGTTTACGGTGAATATACAACCAGTGCCAGATACCCGCGACAAATACAACCTACTCGCAACGATTGGTGAAGGAAGTGGTGGCTTGATGCTATGTGGCCACACGGATACCGTGCCGTTTGATGAAGGTCGATGGAGCAAAGATCCATTTACCCTGACAGAACAAGACGGCAAGTTATATGGCCTCGGCACTGCGGATATGAAAGGCTTTTTTGCTTTTATCGTTGATGCGTTGCGTGATATTGATATCAATAAACTGACTCGCCCACTGCATATCCTTGCAACGGCAGATGAAGAAACATCAATGGCTGGGGCGCGTTATTTTGCGGCCAGTACACAGCTACGTCCTGATTTTGCGATTATTGGTGAGCCAACCTCACTACAACCGATACGAGCACATAAAGGCCATCTTTCCAATGCGATCCGTATTACTGGCCAATCAGGCCATTCGAGTGACCCTGCCCGAGGCGTTAACGCAATTGAATTGATGCATGAATCTATTTCACATCTCATGACACTGCGTAATACGCTGAAAGAGCGCTATCACAATCCGGCTTTTGTCATCCCTTATCCAACCATGAATTTTGGTCATATTCATGGTGGAGATGCAGCTAACCGAATTTGTGGTTGCTGTGAATTGCACATGGATATTCGCCCATTACCTGGGCTGACTTTGCAAGATCTCGATGAATTATTAAATGAATCCTTAGAGCCGGTGAAAAAACAATGGCCGGGACGGCTAGCCATTGAATCTCTCCACCCACCGATCCCCGGTTATGAGTGCCCAACCGATCATAAAATGGTTGCAGTGATTGAACAGCTCCTTGGTCAAAAAGCGGATACCGTAAATTACTGTACTGAAGCGCCATTTATTCAAGAATTGTGTCCAACGTTGGTACTGGGCCCCGGCTCTATTGAACAAGCGCATCAACCCGATGAGTTTATTGATATGAAATTCATCGAACCCACTCGACAACTCATTAGCCAGTTAATTGAGCACTTCTGTTTAACTGAATAA